A genomic stretch from Georgenia muralis includes:
- a CDS encoding DUF6912 family protein — MRLYLPATSADLRSGLTPRWAHAVTTALRAELPEEDDEGLEMVATLAAADESVTLLASGTPLAGGHVAPRRVVIVADLPDSAVLVPEVLGEEQLPTAVEVVEPVDWSAVVAILVDEPEAEQDVRAAAGGDEEALERAAERDLLWFDVVELADLRRDLSA, encoded by the coding sequence ATGCGTCTGTACCTGCCCGCCACCTCTGCCGACCTGCGGTCCGGCCTCACGCCGCGATGGGCCCACGCGGTCACGACGGCGTTGCGCGCCGAGCTCCCCGAGGAGGACGACGAGGGCCTGGAGATGGTGGCGACCCTTGCCGCCGCGGACGAGTCCGTCACACTGCTCGCGTCCGGCACACCCCTCGCGGGCGGCCATGTCGCGCCGCGCAGGGTGGTGATCGTCGCCGACCTGCCGGACTCCGCCGTCCTGGTGCCGGAGGTGCTGGGCGAGGAGCAGCTCCCCACGGCGGTCGAGGTCGTCGAGCCGGTGGACTGGTCCGCGGTCGTCGCGATCCTCGTCGACGAGCCGGAGGCCGAGCAGGACGTCCGGGCCGCGGCGGGTGGTGACGAGGAGGCGCTCGAGCGGGCCGCCGAGCGCGACCTCCTGTGGTTCGACGTGGTCGAGCTGGCGGACCTCCGCCGTGACCTCTCCGCCTAG
- a CDS encoding helix-turn-helix domain-containing protein, which produces MAQRFLTLADVAEELAVSVAQVRVLVRSGELPAIQVGGRNQWRVEISSLEEYIQQQYARTRERIETGRVMDDSPTATTSGSD; this is translated from the coding sequence ATGGCGCAACGCTTCCTCACCCTCGCTGACGTCGCCGAGGAGCTCGCCGTCTCCGTGGCGCAGGTCCGGGTCCTCGTCCGCTCCGGCGAGCTCCCCGCGATCCAGGTGGGTGGCCGCAACCAGTGGCGGGTGGAGATCTCCTCGCTGGAGGAGTACATCCAGCAGCAGTACGCGCGCACCCGCGAACGGATCGAGACCGGGCGCGTCATGGATGACTCACCGACAGCAACGACGTCAGGGTCAGACTGA
- a CDS encoding AAA family ATPase codes for MIGVLVALTGPEETDVVRRLDAPGSGTRVVRRCADVPEVLAAAVAGLGELAVLAADLPGVDRPAVTGLRAAGVDCILVAAPEELERCAALGATEVVTSTDALVAAVLDRTVRGRGSGGAPDGHGTGDAPSAAPPGGGTVHATGARARERPDPEPDGAVGTEVGTPGRASPPPVDSPLAVPDVRPPGRLVAVWGPPGAPGRTTVAVSLAAELALLGRSALLVDADTEAPSVTQTLGLLDDSSAVAAVARHASHGRLDAPTLLSLCPRVEPGMRVLTGLTRADRWRELPAAALDVLWEVAREIADVTVVDLGPGLDEAAGADQTYGPRRHQAATSALGAADVVVVVGSGEPVGMRRLVMALGQLTEAGVQPPERVVVVNRLRASAAGPAPDEAVQEALARFGGVTDAVIVPDDRPATDRALLQGRTLAEVAPSSAARLALEQLARRLAGESRPRPRARFGLLRMARSR; via the coding sequence GTGATCGGGGTCCTCGTCGCCCTGACCGGCCCGGAGGAGACCGACGTGGTCCGCCGTCTGGATGCGCCGGGCAGCGGGACGCGGGTCGTCCGGCGCTGCGCCGACGTCCCGGAGGTGCTGGCCGCGGCCGTGGCGGGTCTCGGCGAGCTCGCCGTCCTGGCAGCCGACCTGCCCGGGGTCGACCGGCCGGCCGTGACGGGACTGCGTGCGGCGGGGGTCGACTGCATCCTCGTGGCGGCGCCGGAGGAGCTCGAGCGCTGCGCCGCGCTCGGTGCCACGGAGGTCGTGACGAGCACCGACGCGCTCGTGGCCGCGGTCCTCGACCGGACGGTGCGCGGCCGCGGCTCCGGAGGGGCTCCCGACGGTCACGGCACCGGGGACGCGCCGAGTGCCGCCCCACCCGGCGGCGGGACCGTCCACGCGACGGGCGCCCGGGCGCGAGAGCGCCCGGACCCCGAGCCGGACGGCGCGGTTGGTACCGAGGTCGGTACCCCCGGTCGGGCGTCCCCGCCGCCCGTCGACAGTCCGTTGGCAGTCCCGGACGTGCGCCCACCCGGGCGCCTCGTCGCCGTGTGGGGCCCGCCCGGCGCTCCGGGGCGTACGACTGTCGCGGTCTCCCTCGCCGCGGAGCTCGCGCTGCTCGGCAGGTCAGCGCTCCTGGTCGACGCCGACACCGAAGCCCCCTCGGTCACCCAGACGCTGGGCCTCCTCGACGACTCGTCAGCGGTGGCCGCCGTGGCACGCCACGCCTCTCACGGGCGGCTCGACGCCCCGACGCTGCTGTCCCTGTGTCCCAGGGTCGAGCCCGGGATGCGCGTCCTCACGGGTCTGACGCGGGCGGACAGGTGGCGCGAGCTTCCCGCGGCCGCTCTCGACGTGCTCTGGGAGGTGGCCCGCGAGATCGCCGACGTCACCGTGGTCGACCTGGGACCGGGGCTGGACGAGGCTGCGGGCGCGGACCAGACCTATGGGCCGCGCCGGCACCAGGCCGCCACGTCCGCGCTGGGTGCCGCGGACGTCGTCGTGGTGGTCGGCTCCGGGGAGCCGGTGGGGATGCGGCGGCTCGTCATGGCCCTCGGCCAGCTGACGGAGGCCGGTGTGCAGCCGCCCGAACGGGTCGTCGTGGTGAACCGGCTGCGCGCCTCCGCGGCGGGACCGGCCCCGGACGAGGCCGTCCAGGAGGCGCTCGCCCGGTTCGGTGGGGTGACGGACGCCGTGATCGTCCCCGACGACCGGCCGGCGACGGACCGGGCGCTCCTCCAGGGCAGGACCTTGGCCGAGGTGGCCCCTAGCTCGGCCGCCCGGCTCGCCCTCGAGCAGCTCGCCCGCCGGTTGGCGGGGGAGAGCCGGCCGCGACCTCGGGCCCGGTTCGGGCTGCTCCGCATGGCGCGGAGCCGCTGA
- a CDS encoding AAA family ATPase, with translation MRIHRLVLEAIGPFPGRHEIDFDALATSGLFLLEGPTGAGKSTVIDAVVFALYGKVAGAEASDDRLHSDFAGPEAEPSVELTFSTAAGIFRIWRSPAYLRPKKRGGGFTQQNARARLWRLVAVGDEGEPVSAHVQEVGTELSRIVVLDRAQFTQTVVLPQGQFASFLRARPEDRRTVLQDVFGTEVYEQLQRTLAEMARDTRAAVERARAEVLASARSFAEAALHVTAARQETGAGHEEEEPRHAVPAEDETTRRVLDAAAGMDHRALCRITAEKRSSARRLVDVSAALRTQTRVAEERARTRLHAEEQLARLVERRRELLAEQEGLAARDGAVRSAAARLGLAGRAAAVAPVLDLFDRARRSLVEADEACERLDLGPDADLASLDDVDDLRAAHDAVTAELGSLSALVTLEDGLAARGTGLSDARAQHEADTLAYARAQDRLDQRPAARELLVETLSAFRDAGATHAEAQAAATNARARLTAATEAADRSRDLAAAEAEMADRAVAAVRAADAEHTARRRWVAGMAGALARELVPDAACPVCGSSEHPAPAELSPEHATEDEVEAATAVREAADEVLVRARTRVAGLREQLAGLHHLAGGLDVAAARSGLEDAERAAADAKAAIYRSAELEQELADHDAETARLTAELGKVQSALAVETERLEQLAARLREDQARCALACGPAGSVAERARALERRATAALALLDAILERRSATAARDDALAQLARALSETGLPDAETARRGALPADERTRLEQSVRRHESAVERVSAELAEPAVSSLTGNERPDVEAAAAAHAAAMADLADAAAAAREAELTATRVTDAAHRLETDLAAHTRDVEQAAPLLRTAALTNATDMTDMTLATYVLVRRFEDVVAAANDRLAEMSDGRYSLERIDEREGGQRSRRAGLGLQVQDHVTETPRDPRTLSGGETFYVSLCLALGLADVVRAEAGGVELGTLFVDEGFGSLDPATLDAVMAELGRLREGGRAVGIVSHVTELKDRIPERIEVRRTPDGASTLRVRC, from the coding sequence ATGCGCATCCACCGCCTCGTCCTGGAGGCCATCGGTCCCTTCCCCGGCCGTCACGAGATCGACTTCGACGCCCTGGCCACCTCGGGGCTGTTCCTTCTCGAGGGGCCGACCGGTGCCGGCAAGTCCACCGTGATCGACGCCGTCGTCTTCGCCCTCTACGGCAAGGTCGCGGGCGCCGAGGCCTCCGACGACCGGCTCCACTCCGACTTCGCCGGTCCCGAGGCGGAGCCGTCCGTCGAGCTGACCTTCTCGACGGCTGCCGGCATCTTCCGGATCTGGCGCTCACCCGCCTACCTTCGGCCCAAGAAGCGCGGGGGCGGCTTCACGCAGCAGAACGCCCGGGCTCGGCTCTGGCGTCTCGTGGCGGTCGGCGACGAGGGTGAGCCGGTCTCCGCCCACGTCCAGGAGGTCGGGACGGAGCTGAGCCGGATCGTCGTCCTCGACCGGGCGCAGTTCACCCAGACCGTGGTCCTCCCACAGGGCCAGTTCGCGTCGTTCCTGCGGGCACGTCCGGAGGACCGCCGCACCGTCCTGCAGGACGTCTTCGGCACCGAGGTCTACGAGCAGCTCCAGCGCACGCTCGCCGAGATGGCACGCGACACGCGGGCGGCGGTCGAGCGGGCCCGCGCCGAGGTCCTGGCCTCGGCTCGCTCCTTCGCCGAGGCCGCCCTGCACGTCACAGCGGCCCGCCAGGAGACCGGTGCCGGCCACGAGGAGGAGGAGCCCCGTCACGCAGTGCCGGCCGAGGACGAGACGACCCGCCGTGTGCTGGACGCCGCCGCCGGGATGGACCACCGGGCGCTGTGCCGGATCACCGCGGAGAAGCGCTCGTCCGCCCGGAGACTCGTGGACGTCTCGGCGGCGCTGCGCACGCAGACGCGGGTCGCCGAGGAGCGTGCGAGGACGCGGCTCCACGCCGAGGAGCAGCTCGCCCGCCTCGTGGAGCGCCGGCGCGAGCTCCTGGCCGAGCAGGAGGGGCTCGCCGCACGGGACGGGGCCGTGAGGAGCGCCGCTGCCCGGCTCGGCCTCGCCGGTCGCGCCGCCGCGGTCGCGCCCGTGCTGGATCTGTTCGACCGGGCACGCCGCAGCCTCGTGGAGGCGGACGAGGCGTGCGAACGTCTCGACCTGGGCCCCGACGCCGACCTGGCCTCTCTCGACGACGTCGACGACCTTCGCGCCGCCCACGACGCCGTCACCGCGGAGCTGGGCTCGCTCTCGGCACTGGTGACGCTGGAGGACGGCCTCGCTGCCCGCGGAACCGGTCTGTCCGACGCCCGAGCGCAGCACGAGGCCGACACACTGGCCTACGCCCGCGCGCAGGACCGGCTCGACCAGCGCCCTGCCGCACGCGAGCTGCTCGTCGAGACCCTGAGCGCCTTCCGGGACGCAGGGGCGACCCACGCCGAGGCGCAGGCGGCCGCGACGAACGCACGCGCCCGGCTCACCGCCGCGACCGAGGCCGCCGACCGGTCACGCGACCTCGCCGCGGCGGAGGCCGAGATGGCCGACCGAGCGGTCGCGGCGGTCCGTGCCGCCGACGCGGAGCACACGGCACGGCGTCGGTGGGTGGCCGGCATGGCGGGCGCGTTGGCGCGCGAGCTCGTACCGGACGCGGCCTGCCCGGTGTGCGGGTCGAGCGAGCACCCCGCCCCGGCGGAGCTCTCGCCCGAGCACGCCACCGAGGACGAGGTCGAAGCGGCCACGGCGGTCCGGGAAGCCGCTGACGAGGTTCTCGTCCGCGCCCGGACACGCGTCGCCGGTCTGCGTGAGCAGCTGGCCGGCTTGCACCATCTCGCGGGAGGCCTGGACGTCGCTGCCGCACGGAGCGGGCTCGAGGATGCGGAGCGGGCCGCGGCGGACGCTAAGGCCGCCATCTACCGCTCGGCCGAGCTCGAGCAGGAGCTGGCGGACCACGACGCGGAGACCGCCCGCCTCACCGCGGAGCTCGGCAAAGTGCAGTCCGCGCTCGCCGTCGAGACCGAGCGGCTCGAGCAGCTCGCCGCCCGCCTGCGCGAGGACCAGGCACGGTGTGCGCTCGCCTGCGGCCCGGCCGGTTCGGTCGCTGAGCGAGCACGGGCGCTCGAGCGTCGCGCCACGGCCGCACTGGCCCTCCTCGACGCCATCCTCGAGCGGCGCAGCGCCACCGCCGCGCGGGACGACGCACTCGCCCAGCTGGCGAGGGCACTGTCGGAGACGGGGCTCCCCGACGCCGAGACAGCGCGCCGCGGCGCGCTCCCGGCCGACGAGCGGACCCGGCTCGAGCAGTCCGTGCGTCGCCACGAGAGCGCGGTCGAACGGGTGAGCGCCGAGCTCGCCGAGCCGGCCGTGAGCAGTCTCACGGGCAACGAGCGGCCGGACGTCGAGGCTGCCGCAGCGGCCCACGCCGCCGCGATGGCGGACCTCGCCGACGCCGCGGCCGCCGCCCGCGAGGCCGAGCTCACCGCCACCCGCGTCACCGACGCCGCGCACCGACTCGAGACGGACCTTGCCGCCCACACGCGTGACGTGGAGCAGGCCGCTCCCCTCCTGCGCACCGCGGCGCTGACGAACGCCACCGACATGACCGACATGACGCTGGCCACCTATGTGCTGGTGCGCCGGTTCGAGGACGTCGTCGCCGCGGCCAACGACCGCCTGGCGGAGATGTCGGACGGCCGATACTCGCTCGAGCGCATCGACGAGCGCGAGGGTGGTCAGCGCTCGCGCCGCGCGGGCCTCGGCCTCCAGGTGCAGGACCACGTCACCGAGACCCCCCGCGACCCGCGCACCCTCTCGGGCGGCGAGACGTTCTACGTCTCGCTGTGCCTGGCCCTCGGCCTCGCGGACGTCGTGCGGGCCGAGGCCGGCGGCGTCGAGCTCGGCACGCTGTTCGTCGACGAGGGGTTCGGCTCGCTCGACCCGGCCACCCTCGACGCGGTCATGGCCGAGCTGGGCCGGCTCCGGGAAGGCGGCCGTGCCGTCGGGATCGTCTCGCACGTCACCGAGCTCAAGGACCGGATCCCCGAGCGCATCGAGGTCCGGCGCACCCCGGACGGGGCGTCGACGCTGCGGGTGCGCTGCTAG